A window from Methanobacterium sp. encodes these proteins:
- the csa3 gene encoding CRISPR-associated CARF protein Csa3: MDNTLISTIYSIEPVMFCITQFSPQKIVLLREEDSDNKQREAERMLKETVGKVVEIETKITSLYDVVKIAEDAAEAIEYEHAHGRKIIVNVSGGRKPQALGALFGCYARQDQVERIVYVTEEDKTVIDLPILNFGISATKRMILEELTKNGISVQNLAVKVGISRGMTYNHIRELRVMGFINKDKLEITTAGKLAII; this comes from the coding sequence ATGGACAATACATTAATCTCAACAATATACTCAATCGAACCAGTGATGTTCTGTATTACACAATTTTCACCGCAAAAAATAGTTCTGCTCAGGGAAGAAGATTCAGACAATAAGCAGCGTGAAGCAGAAAGGATGCTTAAAGAAACTGTTGGAAAAGTAGTTGAAATAGAAACAAAGATAACAAGCCTGTATGATGTTGTAAAAATTGCAGAAGACGCTGCAGAAGCAATTGAGTATGAACATGCACATGGAAGAAAAATAATAGTGAATGTGAGCGGTGGACGGAAACCACAGGCTCTTGGAGCTCTCTTTGGATGCTATGCAAGACAAGACCAAGTAGAACGTATTGTTTACGTTACAGAAGAAGATAAAACTGTTATAGATCTCCCTATTTTAAATTTTGGAATTTCAGCAACAAAAAGAATGATACTTGAAGAGCTGACCAAAAACGGAATATCTGTGCAAAATTTAGCAGTTAAAGTTGGGATAAGTCGAGGAATGACTTACAATCACATACGCGAATTAAGAGTGATGGGCTTTATAAATAAGGATAAGCTTGAAATAACTACTGCAGGGAAATTAGCGATTATTTAA
- a CDS encoding FxLYD domain-containing protein, translating to MDNKYLIALGILVIAGIVATSGCTDSSTSSASNSSQSTAPPFQISDLKVTNGGYGDYAIKGQLVPTRDIDYLEMVTVWYDSSGAVIERNSLAWNMNDLKSGQKVKFSTNDYISTDEGTPSKVELLVFDSAFAGGDDSSAIYKTTLEV from the coding sequence ATGGATAATAAATATTTAATTGCATTGGGAATACTTGTAATTGCAGGTATTGTAGCTACAAGTGGATGTACTGATTCTTCCACAAGTTCTGCATCAAATTCGTCTCAAAGTACAGCACCACCATTTCAGATTTCAGATTTAAAAGTAACAAATGGTGGATATGGAGATTATGCTATAAAAGGACAATTGGTTCCTACTCGCGATATTGACTACCTTGAAATGGTTACTGTATGGTATGATTCCAGCGGGGCAGTTATTGAGAGAAATTCTCTTGCCTGGAACATGAATGATCTTAAATCCGGACAAAAGGTTAAATTTTCCACTAATGATTATATCAGTACTGATGAAGGAACTCCTTCTAAAGTTGAGCTTTTAGTGTTTGATAGTGCATTTGCAGGCGGCGATGATTCATCTGCAATATATAAAACTACTTTAGAAGTTTAA
- a CDS encoding DUF4064 domain-containing protein, with product MVEEVKREESIENLNGTSRTLELVLGIIGGFFGLIGGIGAVMVGSIGDAFSASGASDIMILGAVAVVVSIMGVIGAVLVRNKPKLGGLLMILSGIIGFICIFLFYVLGGVFLVIGGLLALIRK from the coding sequence ATGGTAGAAGAAGTAAAACGAGAAGAATCAATCGAGAATTTAAATGGAACATCAAGAACTTTAGAATTGGTTTTAGGAATTATTGGTGGATTTTTTGGTTTAATTGGAGGTATAGGGGCTGTAATGGTTGGGAGTATAGGGGACGCATTCAGCGCATCCGGTGCTTCTGATATAATGATTTTAGGTGCTGTTGCAGTTGTAGTTTCGATTATGGGGGTAATTGGGGCTGTACTAGTTAGGAATAAGCCTAAATTGGGCGGATTATTAATGATACTGAGCGGAATAATTGGCTTCATATGCATTTTCCTATTTTATGTACTTGGTGGCGTTTTCCTTGTAATCGGCGGTTTATTGGCTTTAATAAGGAAATAA
- a CDS encoding response regulator, translating into MSELKILIVEDEGIISLEITQILQSQGYQPYAVFSNEDVIEKAQEIQPNLVLMDIKLNGEDECIKKAIKIREMMNVPIVYLTGCADKTTLNAVKSTTSCDYILKPFDEEELVSTIEMALNKHNSI; encoded by the coding sequence ATGTCTGAATTGAAGATCCTCATAGTTGAAGATGAGGGAATTATATCACTTGAAATCACGCAAATACTACAATCACAAGGATATCAGCCTTATGCAGTCTTCTCAAACGAAGATGTCATAGAAAAAGCACAGGAAATTCAACCTAATTTAGTGTTGATGGACATTAAGTTAAATGGGGAAGATGAATGCATAAAAAAAGCTATAAAAATCAGGGAAATGATGAATGTGCCCATTGTATATCTTACAGGTTGTGCTGATAAAACAACATTAAATGCAGTAAAATCAACCACGTCTTGTGATTACATACTTAAACCTTTTGATGAGGAGGAATTAGTCAGTACCATTGAAATGGCTCTAAATAAACATAACTCAATTTAA
- a CDS encoding nucleotidyltransferase domain-containing protein produces MKIKDAAFELGQSLKDIQGIEAVILFGSAAKDEMHKKSDIDIFLMFNSKGRNPEIGEEGQEVQKIAVKIEDKYRLKNPFSFVFFNRNEVIDSDFLWEVVKDGTVLYSKPELILGQKEFLKPAAFISYTYGDIPQKDKMFVKRQLYGYKVKTTHKNKEYISEREGIVSKYGKKIGRATFIIEAEKTDEILELFDEKQVKYSLTKIWI; encoded by the coding sequence ATGAAGATTAAAGATGCTGCTTTTGAACTGGGGCAAAGTTTAAAAGATATACAGGGCATTGAAGCAGTTATCCTTTTTGGATCCGCTGCAAAGGATGAAATGCACAAAAAAAGTGATATCGATATTTTTTTAATGTTTAATTCTAAGGGCAGGAATCCAGAAATTGGGGAAGAGGGACAGGAAGTCCAGAAAATTGCAGTTAAAATTGAAGATAAATACAGGCTCAAAAATCCTTTTTCATTTGTATTCTTTAACCGAAACGAAGTAATAGACTCTGATTTTCTATGGGAAGTCGTTAAAGACGGCACTGTATTATATTCCAAACCGGAACTTATTTTAGGGCAAAAAGAGTTCTTAAAACCTGCAGCTTTTATCTCATACACCTACGGCGACATACCACAAAAGGATAAGATGTTCGTTAAAAGGCAGTTATACGGCTACAAAGTCAAAACAACACATAAAAACAAGGAATATATCAGTGAAAGGGAAGGAATTGTTTCTAAATACGGGAAAAAGATTGGAAGAGCAACTTTTATCATTGAAGCTGAAAAAACAGATGAAATACTGGAATTGTTTGATGAAAAACAGGTGAAATATAGTCTGACTAAAATATGGATATGA
- a CDS encoding zinc ribbon domain-containing protein has product MTKECSNCGAQVAENVKFCTECGGKMEPEVLKCPSCSKELPEGTKFCMECGTKVGVEPRAKPKIETAPKEAVCPKCRKKFPAGTKFCKECGTSIKPQVSGKKKPEDEVDKIIKEATTAGKGLLKEADSLLKRFR; this is encoded by the coding sequence GTGACAAAAGAATGTTCAAACTGTGGGGCTCAAGTTGCAGAAAATGTTAAGTTTTGTACTGAATGTGGCGGTAAAATGGAGCCGGAAGTGCTGAAATGCCCAAGCTGTTCTAAAGAGCTGCCTGAAGGCACGAAGTTTTGCATGGAGTGCGGTACCAAGGTCGGGGTCGAGCCAAGGGCTAAACCTAAAATTGAAACCGCACCAAAAGAAGCTGTCTGCCCTAAATGCCGTAAAAAGTTTCCAGCCGGCACTAAATTCTGCAAAGAATGCGGAACCTCAATTAAGCCGCAGGTTTCAGGGAAAAAGAAACCTGAAGACGAGGTGGATAAGATCATTAAAGAAGCCACAACTGCAGGTAAAGGTCTCCTGAAAGAGGCTGACAGTTTGCTTAAAAGGTTCAGGTGA
- a CDS encoding HEPN domain-containing protein codes for MVDLDMERARNLLKSAKDLHKQGDLAGVAGLAYAAFESATMTLTSKLNGKDYRSHNMRRERAKTLLKKYQDKIDVLWEIRNVDFYGNVKIGTPKREISQEEIEECLDVVEKVIKDIEKILKEN; via the coding sequence ATGGTTGATTTAGACATGGAAAGGGCAAGAAATTTGTTAAAATCAGCGAAGGATCTACACAAACAGGGAGATCTTGCAGGTGTGGCAGGACTAGCATATGCAGCTTTTGAATCTGCCACCATGACTTTAACTAGTAAACTCAATGGAAAAGATTACAGAAGCCACAACATGAGAAGGGAAAGGGCAAAAACACTCCTTAAAAAATATCAGGATAAAATAGATGTGCTATGGGAAATCCGGAATGTTGATTTTTATGGTAACGTAAAAATAGGCACCCCTAAAAGAGAAATTTCCCAGGAAGAGATTGAAGAATGCCTTGATGTTGTGGAAAAAGTTATTAAAGACATAGAAAAAATTTTAAAAGAAAATTAA
- a CDS encoding nucleotidyltransferase domain-containing protein: protein MVLKLEQFNLEHLATKNTMKILRFFILKPYFSFGLSELSRELEVSKSNVLRILKVLSSYNIILEQKESRKKLYMINYEMNLVKILWKLFMEEERQNINPDFKNVIDLLYQQVKDDVELFILFGSVAQGLATQKSDIDICVVAKNPIDINRFDFLPHRFEIHQYEWEDIKNPVDFVVLEALLNGIVFKGNTLKITAETHSFPKSYVIYRVEKAKEFLNKSKTLEGEARDYYEGIAEITIGEVKSIVQKGKPVPKRRIELENIEEEIERLENKISREGEHIWLI from the coding sequence ATGGTACTAAAATTAGAACAATTTAACCTGGAACATCTGGCAACCAAAAATACTATGAAAATATTGAGGTTCTTTATACTAAAACCATATTTCTCCTTTGGCCTCAGTGAATTATCAAGAGAGCTTGAAGTTTCTAAATCAAATGTTCTAAGAATATTAAAAGTTTTAAGTTCATATAACATCATTTTAGAGCAAAAAGAAAGCCGTAAAAAGCTTTACATGATAAATTATGAGATGAACCTGGTTAAAATTCTGTGGAAACTATTTATGGAAGAGGAAAGGCAAAATATAAATCCTGATTTTAAAAATGTCATCGATCTTTTGTATCAACAGGTTAAAGATGATGTTGAATTATTCATACTCTTTGGAAGTGTTGCTCAAGGCTTAGCTACGCAAAAAAGTGACATAGACATCTGTGTAGTAGCTAAAAACCCTATTGATATAAACAGGTTTGATTTTCTACCCCATCGATTTGAAATACATCAATATGAATGGGAAGACATCAAAAATCCAGTAGATTTTGTAGTTCTGGAAGCCTTGTTAAATGGTATTGTATTTAAAGGGAATACTTTAAAGATCACAGCAGAAACACATTCTTTTCCAAAATCTTACGTTATATACCGGGTAGAAAAAGCTAAAGAATTCTTAAACAAATCTAAAACCCTTGAAGGCGAAGCCAGAGATTATTATGAAGGAATTGCTGAGATAACAATAGGAGAAGTCAAATCGATAGTGCAAAAAGGGAAACCCGTGCCAAAAAGGAGAATAGAACTGGAGAATATAGAAGAAGAAATTGAACGGCTTGAAAATAAAATATCACGTGAAGGTGAACATATATGGTTGATTTAG
- a CDS encoding nucleotidyltransferase domain-containing protein produces MNRKQIAEEFSKSINYPEIDKIILFGSVARGEDTENSDIDILIISDKKLETKDKLMRKVSEALLKFGVYISAKVISKEEYENLENTHFISNIKREGVVLG; encoded by the coding sequence ATGAACCGAAAACAAATAGCAGAAGAATTCTCAAAGTCTATAAATTATCCTGAAATAGATAAGATAATATTATTTGGTTCTGTGGCTCGTGGAGAAGATACTGAAAATTCAGATATTGATATTCTCATAATTTCAGATAAAAAACTAGAAACAAAGGATAAGCTCATGAGAAAAGTCAGCGAGGCACTGCTTAAGTTTGGAGTTTATATTTCTGCCAAGGTTATTTCAAAAGAAGAATATGAAAACCTGGAAAACACTCATTTTATCTCCAACATCAAAAGGGAAGGTGTGGTACTTGGATGA
- a CDS encoding HEPN domain-containing protein: MKLLIKNSDEKLLAAKTLFENGFYGDAVSRAYYAMFFVTKALLSKKDSYPRTHRGLISQFGLLFVKKGEFKKELFDLLTRAQEDREEADYGLFLELDKEESLIIIKGAELFLEECKLILSNL; the protein is encoded by the coding sequence GTGAAACTTTTGATAAAAAATTCAGATGAGAAGCTTCTGGCAGCTAAAACTCTTTTTGAAAATGGTTTTTATGGGGACGCTGTAAGCAGGGCTTATTATGCGATGTTCTTTGTTACTAAGGCATTACTATCTAAAAAAGATAGTTATCCAAGGACACATAGAGGTTTAATTTCACAATTTGGGCTCCTTTTTGTAAAGAAAGGGGAATTTAAAAAGGAACTCTTTGATCTGCTTACAAGAGCTCAAGAGGATCGAGAAGAGGCAGATTATGGCTTATTTTTGGAATTAGATAAAGAAGAATCATTAATTATAATTAAAGGTGCAGAATTGTTTTTAGAGGAATGTAAATTGATTTTGTCGAATCTTTGA